AAAAAATAACACTTAAGAAAGGTGAAAAACAAACAGTAAGTTTTGATATTACTGTTGAAGATTTAAAATTTTATAACTCTGATTTACAATTCGTAGCAGAGCCAGGGCAGTTTGATATTTTCGTTGGTGGAAATTCAAATGCCGATAAGAAAGTTAGTTTTGAGTTAACTAAATAGTTGGTTTATTTGATTAGTGAAAAGCCCTTCGTTTGGAGGGCTTTTTTTCTAAAATGGCAAAACTTTTTTGTAATTTTTTAACTACGTTATTATGAATAAATTTAAAATATTTAGTGCTGTATGTCTTATTGCTTTCTCCTATTGCAGTGCGCAAAAGAACGCAATAGTAGCACATCGCGGTGCATGGAAAAAGAATAATCTTCCTGAAAATTCTATTGCATCATTAAGACATGCAATAGATTTAAAATTGCCAGGATCAGAGTTTGATGTTTGGAGAACGGCAGACGATTCACTGGTAATCAATCATGATGCCCACTACAATAAACTGCTTATTGAAGAAACGAATTATGCAGATTTGATAAAGTTTAAACTTTCTAATGGAGAAAAACTTCCAACACTGTATGAATATATTTCAGAAGGAATGCGAAATAATAAACATACGCTTTTGGTGTGCGAAATTAAGCCTTCAGAAATTAGTAAAGAAAGAGGACAAAAAACGGGTGTAGCAGCAGTCGAAACCATTAAAAGATTAAAAGCCGATAAAAATACCTGCTACATCAGTTTTGATTATGATATTCTAAAGAAAATTAGAGCGATTGATTCTAAAACTTCTCTTCAATATTTAGAAGGGAATAAATCTCCAAAAGAGGTAAAGGCAGATAAAATTAATGGCGTTGATTATCATTATTCTGTTTTTCAAAAACATCCTGAATGGATACAAGAAGCAAAGGATAACAAAATTATTCTAAACGCTTGGACTGTTAATGACGCTAAAGATATGGATTGGATTATCGCTCATAAATTCAATTATATTACAACAAACGAACCCGAACTTTTAAAGGAAAGAAAAGAGATTAAAAAATAAGCTGTAAAGCTTAACTAAAGAATCTAACCATGAAGAAGATATATAAACAATTTAAGCCAATTTTACTGCTTTCGATGCTTTTCGGAAGTAGTCTTTCGGCACAAAATTCTGGTAAAACAGAATGGTTTGACCCTAGCAGACCGGCAACCACATATTGTAATCCTATAAATATAGGGTACAATTTTACCACTCACAATCACAACGGAATTCCAGAATCGCGCCGTTCAAGTGCAGACCCAGTAATTATTACTTATAAAGGCGAATATTATTTATTTGCAACCAATCAGGCTGGTTTCTTTTGGAGTAAAGAC
The Flavobacterium humidisoli DNA segment above includes these coding regions:
- a CDS encoding glycerophosphodiester phosphodiesterase family protein → MNKFKIFSAVCLIAFSYCSAQKNAIVAHRGAWKKNNLPENSIASLRHAIDLKLPGSEFDVWRTADDSLVINHDAHYNKLLIEETNYADLIKFKLSNGEKLPTLYEYISEGMRNNKHTLLVCEIKPSEISKERGQKTGVAAVETIKRLKADKNTCYISFDYDILKKIRAIDSKTSLQYLEGNKSPKEVKADKINGVDYHYSVFQKHPEWIQEAKDNKIILNAWTVNDAKDMDWIIAHKFNYITTNEPELLKERKEIKK